The sequence taaattgttacTGGACAACAATCTACTTATGAGCAAAGATTCAAATAGTGTTTCGGTCAACCTAGGCTGATATTCAGCCAGAATAAAGTCCGTCACTTTCACATACCTCCACATGTTTTGATTGCTTCTATTTCTAAATTCACAAGATCTTGGTAGTGAATTTTCACAGATGCTGAGAATTCTGTAATGGGAGTTACAGCACTCAGGACCACAATGAAAGAACTGtacttattttaaaacctttatgtattttaaaattattatctgTAACATGATGTAATTCAAAGGGAGCACAACCTATTTTGTGCTGACTGTGTGAAAAGAGTAACTATCCAATaaggatatgtttttttaatgcaattcaACATTCCCTTCTGTAGCGGGATTGGATGCCTTTACAAAGTTTCTGAAAACTGAGTTCAGTGAGGAGAACATCGAGTTCTGGATAGCTTGCGAGGActacaagaaaagcaaaactgcacatGAACTTTTGCCAAAAGCTAAGACCATTTATGAAACATTCATACAGAAAGATGCTCCAAAAGAGGTATAGTAAAAACGTTCTTCATTGTACACAGTATTTGACACAAATGCATCTGATGAAATCTGCTTTTAGGAAGTGCACGCCCAGAAGCAGGGGCAATAGTTAATCATGTAGTCACTGACGTTAAGAAGGCTGTATCTTAAATGTCAAAGCTCTGGAAGGAAATCTGGAAGCAACTGCATAGATTATTCTCACTGTCCTCCATACTCCTTTCAATACTCTCCCCATGTTACTCTTCTAAGTGTAGAGCATGTGTTTAAATATTATATCATAGGAATCAGGGATTCGTCATGTTCTGTAAAGCCAggatagatatatatatatacatatacagggtatatttaagaaaaaatagtgATGTTAAATGTTAAAGCTGCAATGAGACATACCAGCTAGCATTTGTGAAAAAGTATTATCTGCCTTTATGTAAAGCTACCTCCAGAACAACTGATTTATTCTCCCTTTCTCTTAAACCAGTAATTATCTATTAAATTATTACATAACTGAGATTgagaagcttttattttaaataagccACAAGACTAAAAGAGACTAGAAGAAACTATTAAACAtatcctttaaaataataattatgatTGACCCCTCCCCTCTTTCCACCCCCCAGCTCTAATTGCATATTCTTTGTATGTGCTGACAGTAACATACCCAAAAATATGTTGATATGTCAATCTTCACCAACACTAAGGCCTTTTTATATTACTATAACAATGCAAAAAGTTTTCATATTTACAATTTCTTCATGTTACTGAAGCCTGTTATAAAGGATTCATAAatgagcaaaagcaaaattttttgCCTGCTCTAGGAAGGAGATGAGCAGCTTGGGAGGTGATGAACTCTCACTGAAATCACAATCAGCCTCTTCAATAAGTCTTTTGGACTTAAAATTTCCTATAATTCTATCAAGTTTGAGCAGATCAAATATGTCACTTGCCAATGCTCCTTTTCCCCTGTATTCTTTTATCTGTCACAACAGCAAAAGTTAAACGCTAACTGCTACTTCCCTGTAGCAAGGGTGAAAAAGGTGTAGTTCTCATTTTAAGAGCAGGATTGCAAAATGGCACAATTTCCACCTGTAATACCCATAGATTATATTCAAGATTAAGTTCCGCTTTCCCTAGGAAACATTACCTTTCAAAGACATgtccctttttatttcttcccctgCCGCATGTCTTTGGGGTGGACCTTACATAAAAAGAAACCCCCTGAGCTGTTGGAGGTAGAACCTGTCATTGCCAATTGATCAATCTCTGAGCAGTTATGGTAGGGCATCAAGCGCTGATGCTGTCAACGCTTATGAGATTGACGCAAGCAAAAAAATGAGCAGGAGGAAAGCTAGGGAGGGGACAGGGTGTGGAAGTCGTACTTTGACTAAGAGTAATGTAACGGTTTCTTTATCTGTCATACTTTTGATTTGGTGCACGTAGCGTGGGTGCTGTTGTTCACCTTAAGCAGTTGGCTTTGGTGAAACTTAGTTCCTCGGGTTCAGCTGAGCAGCTGAGACCAGCCAACAGCATCTCATTTCAGACCACGCAGCTCTGGAACTTGCCTCTTCTCTCTGACTAACTTCTTGTCCAGCAGAGCTCTTTTACACACAAATTTCTGAGTGTACAGTTTGATAGGATCATAAAATCTTAGGTTTGATGAGTGGACCATTTTATCATCCTTATTTGCCCTTCGGTTCTTAGATCTAAACTATTTGTTTTAACTAGCTTTATGGAAATGACAGGTGTATCTcagtgagggggaaaaaaagcatattatAGAAGTCACTTTTTGACTGGAtcaacaatttttttatatattctatCCTATTTTTCAAAATAGCATGCTTAAATCAGTGCCTGACACTTTAATAAAATTCTTATACTAGTTAAATCTTCCCAGGATGAATGCGACAGCACATGGAAGAAATGATGATTTTGATATACTTTTCCCATCTAAAGCTTCCAGAAacccattaaaataattttgatatttttaattattagagTTTTGTCACCTTCCTACCACAAAAACTCTACACAGAAAccagaaattttaaatattcactAACATGGTCTAATGAGACAAAGTTCTACATGAATCCTAAATGAGAATGGAGGGAGTTCTGTATTAGTCTGTTGTTGCAAAGCCTGACAGCTGCAGCTGTACAAAGATCACTATTACAAAGTTTCTTTTAGTCAAACATCAAACTTTATCTTCTATTTTACTGGTTTTCCACTGTGCCAATGACACATCTGTGAAGACTTTCTGACAGCCATTACTGAACATGAACATACTAACTAATTCTGTGGTATTAATATCTCATTGTATCAGGGATTCAAGGTCATCTTATCAGAAAAGACTTTCACCAAAGTACAGTATCATTGCTATGGATAATAACAAAAGATGGATGTACATTAAAGAAATATACTTTTCCTCATTCTCCAGGTGAATTTGGACTTTCAAACCAAAGAAGTCACAAGTCAGAATATTGAACAGCCCATCATCACCACCTTTGATGCAGCACAAAACACAGTCTACAGGCTGATGGAGCAAGACAGCTACCCACGCTTCCTAAGATCTGATCCTTATTTAAATTTGGTTAAGGGGAGAAATCCCAGTCGTCCTACTCTTAGGAGACGATCACGATCTTTTACTGTCAGTGATTTCCAGGGTGTACGACCAGACTTTACCATTTGGTAACAGGGAAACTCAACCCTCATAAATTCTAGCTACTGCAGCAACTCATATGTGTTTTAAAATCCAAATCTTTAGCAGGTGTGAATGAGTGGAAAGCAAAGTTACATGCACTTATACCAGGTCAGAGTTCTGTAGCTGGTGATTAATCTCATTTATTATAGAGATGTAGGCAACATATTGCCATGACATATCATGTAAAGTTttcatacagtattttttttaaactcaagcAAGAGCTATAATcgtatttggaggaaaaaattgAGTTTCCTGCATAAAAATGTTGTATAAAATGCCATTTGATAATATCTACCATGTATCTTGGACCTGTATTATTTAGGACAGAGTTTCATCACAGTTAGAATCTATATACCTAGCCTTTGCACATATTTATGTTTCTGCAGTATTTCCTACACTAAGCATAGAGCATTTGTGGTATTTTCTCATACTGCAAAACACATAGGAACATTATTAGGTATAACGTAAATTACATGGATTTTAACTACAGCCACTGCATAATTAAAATTTAGCTATTGCATATTTTAAGAGGAACATAAGAATACCTATTTAATTTTTTGGGGTACTGCTGTTTTCATATTATATGTCTCTCTTCTCTGTATTTAAGTTACGCTGTACAGATTAGCTTTGCCATCAAATACTTGTATTCTAATTTTCTGCAACCAAATGAACAGCAACAAAGGGCCAAGAGTGCTATTTTAACACAATATGTGTCATTAAATATCAGGtcatgtatatgtgtatatatagatTTTAAGAAATTCTACTTTTATTTGTAAGTATTAATCATATACCAACTTTGTCACTAAACTTTGTTCTaaattttttctgccttttattttgagaaagaaTCTGAAAATTAACATCTCTTGGACTCCAGTAGAATAACCTTCAGTTCTACCGGTCATTAATATACTCACTATGGTTATAGAGGAGCAAGGAGAGATCtccccttttatttctttattattgaAGTCACACATATCCTTTTCATAGTCAGTATATGCAGTTATCCTgcccttttctttcagaattgaTGCAGTCATACTTTGAAGCATGGGGCAATTCTTAAAATCTTAAACATTGGTTCAGTTTAGCAAGTGGCTGCAGGATTTAGCTGTAACTATGACTTGTATATTCAGTCGCTTTGCACGGAATTTAagctttctcccttttcttcccctttctgtAAGTGGTCAAAGCAAAGAGGTGCAGTTTGTAAGTATGGGACTTTATATTCTTTACTAATTCAGGGTATATATGAACTGCTTGATCTGAGGGTTTCTGTGTCTGCTTTATTAACTTTCAATAAATCTGAAATGATCTACCTAAAAAGTTGTCAGGATTCAGTTTATCACTAGCACATTGATGAGTAAAATGTGAAGACTTCGCTTCACTTATAATTCAATACTAGCTGTAATCATTACCATTTCAATCAAAAGTGTTACTGTGCACAGAGACCCAAACTCACCAGGAAACGGTGCTGAGCTGCAGTGACCTGGGCACCATCTCCAAACTCTTAGCTTTACCTGGGGAATAGAGAGGAAACACATTTGTAACTGTGAGGAGTATGGTCCTTGCTGGTTTATTCCATTATCCTTCCGTGATCCCAAAACTCCAGGCACATGCTATTTCTAACTGTGTAAGTTGTTAGAACCTGGGCACAGTGATTCAGGAATAAATCAAATCTTTTTAGTAGCACTGATATTGTATTTCAGTCTCTTTATTGATACCAAATGCAGCTTTGGAGCTTGTCAGCCTCCGTTTTTTACAGTCTACACCATGATTGTCATTGTCACAGGTGTCACATGAACAAGTGAATGTAGTGAAAGGCAACTTTCTAACCCAATTCCATTGCTGGAGTcagtatatatatacatacatatatatatgtcaaggtccagagggaccttgagaGGCTCGAGAGGTGGGCCTGGGCGGACCTCAcaaagttcaacaaggccaactGCAAAGTCCTGCgcatgggtcggggcaatcccaagcacagataCAGACTGGGCGATGAGttgattgagagcagccctgcagagaaggactggGGGATATCAGTGGATGAAAAACCaagtatgagccagcaatgtgcgctcgcagcccagaaagccagtcacATTCTGGgttgcatcaaaagaagtgtggctagcaggtcgagggagggcattctccccctccactccactctcgtgagaccccacctgcagtactgtgttcagctctggggcccccaacgtaggaaggacatggacctgctcaagtGGGTCtagagggccatgaagatgatcagggggctggagcacctctcctatgaagacaggctgagagagttggggttgttcagcctggagaagagaaggctctggggagaccttagagcagccttctAGTACCTAAAGgaggcctacaggaaagctggagaggggctTTTTACCAGGGCGTGTAGTGGTAGGACatggggtaatggctttaaactgaaagcgGGTAGATTTACATTAGAtggaaggaagaagttcttcattatgagggtggtgaggcactggaagaggttgcccagagaggttgtggatgccccatccctggcagtgttcaaggccaggttggatggggcgttgagcaacctggtctagtggaaggtgtccctgcctgtggcagggggcttggaaatagatgatctttaaggtctcttccaacctaaaacattctatgattctatgattctctttTTCTGGATAGATTATTTACCCTTGATCTTTGACTGTCTATCCCTTAAACATGAATCAATTCTGCCAGAAACGATCCTGTTTCTGATTAGGGAATCTCTAGTATCACCAACAATGTCTGGATGCCAGAGTTCTCAGATAATTAAAATACACATGTTCCTCTGATGTGTATTACTAACTGTGTTAGAGAAAGAGAACAGATTTGAGAACAGACCCACCAGAGCGTTAACAGTGGGTCTGTTGCAACACAGGCATAAGACCTACACATTTGCAGCTGGATTCTCCCCTGGTGTGATTATATTCCTTCATACCAGCTGAGAATCTGCACCTTTACTCTTGCCATggatgaaataaatgaaaaaaaaatgtatatttagTACTGTTCCAAAATCCAAACTAATGACAAATGTAGTACTTTGAGTAAGACTTTTTCTTCTTAGCAAAAAACCAGCTGTTAGTCAAAGGGTCTGTAAATGATAAATACAAGTCAGCAGGCGCCCTTTGTCTCATTTCACAGACACATGGAAAGTTTTCCTTATCTCCAGGGAGGCATTCCTCAAAACTATCAGTCTGTGGTACTGATAGTGCTAGTCCCTCTTATGAGttttataatgaaaacaaaacaaataagaTATTCCTGGTAGCTATTTATGCATGTATGTTTTTCAAAGATAATTATGAACCGTAGCTGAATTTACAGCAGACTAATGCCATGGGAACTACTGCAAAAAGAAAGCCAAGATAAATTcagagaaaggaaggcaaagGGCACAAAGATAAAGTAAAATGACATAATTATCTGGCAAACGGTTTTGTCTAGAAGAGGCTCCCTTTAGTGAGAGAAAATGAGTGCTCTACTATTTAGTGCTCTACTGTAATCCTGGAAGATGAACTAAGCATAGATTTTGTACAAGTCTGTGGTGCTGTTCCAGGATTGAGTTAGACAGGATTGATCAGACTAAGGGCTAGCCCTGCGCCTTAGAGCAGTGCCAGAGAACGTAGTTGGGCTTCTCTAGTTTTGGCAGAATCAATGCCATAGTTATGTAAATCCTCTTGTTTAGCTGACCTAGTGCAAATAATACATATGCAAGGCCTATCAGGCAAGTATTTTTATTGAGGATTATTTTACGTAGCAGCTTTTTAGATTTGTATGTGCCATTCAGTAAGAGCTCTCAAAATACTCCTCTTACCGACACAATAATTTACCCTACATAAACATTTCACTTTACTCCTTACATGAAGTCTCCAGACCCAAAGTACAAGGGAAATAATCTGCTGGCTTGTATAGCACAAAGGCTTGTCTCCTCTTTCAATACTTAGGTCTACTTAGATGCTTTAAATTAGCTGAATTATTATCTGCTGATCTTGTTTAACTTGAGAGAGATGGAAatacacatatacatgtatCTTCTTTGGCTTTTGGGAtttgttattttgaaaaagaCACTTGATTAATTTTTGAACTGACAAGAAACAAGAGGAATGAAATCCAAGATGAATCTCAAAGAAAAAGATAGATTTCCATCTTCCACTAAAGTAGGTGATTGGTGATATGGCTC comes from Haliaeetus albicilla chromosome 8, bHalAlb1.1, whole genome shotgun sequence and encodes:
- the RGS18 gene encoding regulator of G-protein signaling 18 isoform X1; this translates as MENPLLLFPQLNISASKDKSYYKVMKSTVKEEPHKASKPGAKQKRNRLSLLLQKSEFHEGDHLGKPGSLTKAASSVSPEEAVKWGESFDKLLSEKAGLDAFTKFLKTEFSEENIEFWIACEDYKKSKTAHELLPKAKTIYETFIQKDAPKEVNLDFQTKEVTSQNIEQPIITTFDAAQNTVYRLMEQDSYPRFLRSDPYLNLVKGRNPSRPTLRRRSRSFTVSDFQGVRPDFTIW
- the RGS18 gene encoding regulator of G-protein signaling 18 isoform X2 yields the protein MENPLLLFPQLNISASKDKSYYKVMKSTVKEEPHKASKPGAKQKRNRLSLLLQKSEFHEGDHLGKPGSLTKAASVSPEEAVKWGESFDKLLSEKAGLDAFTKFLKTEFSEENIEFWIACEDYKKSKTAHELLPKAKTIYETFIQKDAPKEVNLDFQTKEVTSQNIEQPIITTFDAAQNTVYRLMEQDSYPRFLRSDPYLNLVKGRNPSRPTLRRRSRSFTVSDFQGVRPDFTIW